The Acropora muricata isolate sample 2 chromosome 4, ASM3666990v1, whole genome shotgun sequence genome contains the following window.
GTTTGTCGACGTAGTTTCTGAACAATGATTTTTTGTCGGTGAAGGGACAGATACATGGCGTTTatcgttatcatcattattattaaaaactgataTGGTTTACGTCACCtcttttggaattttgaagtcctgtttaacaaaaaaaaacgtgatGGAaccatttttaatttgttataaatattttcCTCTTGCCGCAAAACAGTGAGAAATTATTTATCTTCGCAATCCTATAAAAATTCACTTatgagaaattattattattattttatgttctAAAAGATGTCAAAGATAGAATgtaatgtacatgtacattttggttttgttttgttgtgtttttctttcgtttgttttttggctgttttttttttttttcgtcccttttttttttcggtgtgCATGGTTCATAAGAGCGATTTTAAAGACCACCCATATGTTTACTTATGTAATATTGTGAATGTCTCGTCGCAACTGCACCATTAAAATGTCTTAATGCTTTGCTCTCGTGGGATTTAGACGCTGTAGTGTAATTAAGCTAGTCTATGGTAGTGCTCAAACAAAAGCTTTCATTGCCAAAAAATTATGACGAATAAGGATTATACTGTGTTTATAGTTGAGATTATCTGCCCTACTTGTAAGCGACATCTTTAGCCTGCCTCACACGAAGAAAGAGTTGAGCGAACTGTCCCATGAGGCCGTTAACACAGGCGCTTAGGAATATATCAAACATACCGTATATGATAGTGTTCTCACAATCTCAAGAGACTAATTCTTGGCCTCACACGTGATAAAATAGCTGAGCTTATTGCTGGCATGAGGCAGTTGGCTTAGATCTCTACTTTCGTACGTGGGAAGCTTAAGAAGAGTTAGTTAAGGCCTTTTTTGTTTATGTACttcagaattaaaaaaaaatatatcgctCTTCGCCTGGTCGGAGTTATATAATGGTTTCTCTTACTTGTCAACAACGTATGGTATTTTATTGCTGTTCTCGAAAAAATGTCCACCTCGGGTGCTTGGCATGTGAGAAATTCTGTCAACATTGAGATTAACACAGGCAGGTTTCAAAAAGTTACAAAACACTTTCCTTTCCAAAGCCGATTTAATAAAAATCTGATATAAGGCCTTGGGATTCAAAAGTCCTTTCGTAATCGCTCTCTGACGTCACGGGATTACCATAATACGTGCTGCGAGCCACGCTTTGTGTTTTCTTGGCTATTTATATTTTAAGACCTGTATTAGTCTCTGCGCAGATGAAGCAATGGTCGAAATAGTCTGAGTCTGGGCCTTTGACTTAACTTCAACATCGTGGAAGGTCAGTTGGTATTGAATCCCAGAATTAGTTAATGTCCGGGTGCATTGATTACGGCAAGATCTCGCCGGGCTTACACTACTACGATCAGAGCAGGGTTTAATTTCGCTCTGCGTTCGTTGCGGCCAATTTAATCCGTGTGAGTGATTTTCGTTATTCAATCTGCGCTGTAACCCAGGGATGGAGAGTTACAATGGTGAAAACCGTAACGATTCATTGGATCTGCTTCTCGTAGCGAACAAGCGAAAGCCCAACTTTACCGAAGGGGAAAGTTTGTACTTAATTTCTCAATTTGAGCGCAACGCCAAAGTACTAACTTCCAAACTGAACGATGCGgcaaccaacaaacaaaaggTGGAAGTGTGGAAACGCATCTGCAGTGATTACAATAGCAAGAATCCGATTGTTTTAAGAACGGCTAATGACCTgaagagaaaatggaaaaacaTGGTGAGAGCGGCAAAGAAGGAACTGTTTGAATCAATAACTCCATCGGAGAATGGTCAGCAAGGCTCCGTCCCTCAAAGAAAACTCTCTCCAGTTAGTCAACGTATCGTAGACATTTTAAGGATTTCTATTTCAAACCGTGGTGGTTTGGTGAAGTCTCCGGGACTGGAAAACGAATTCGATGGCAATTTTACTGACACCAATCGTGGTGAGAAAACGTTCGAAAACCTCCGCCAAGATAACAGCGTTGCTGCTGCAGCTAACGGCGAAGAAAATGGATTGCAACACGTAGTCCATGTGGTGGTTGGACAAGATGTGAAGCCCTCAGTACTGGACTGTGCGCCTGAAGACACAGGAGAGCAACGACAACATGATGAAGAATCGTCGACATTTTCCGAGGGAACTACA
Protein-coding sequences here:
- the LOC136915764 gene encoding myb/SANT-like DNA-binding domain-containing protein 4, which translates into the protein MESYNGENRNDSLDLLLVANKRKPNFTEGESLYLISQFERNAKVLTSKLNDAATNKQKVEVWKRICSDYNSKNPIVLRTANDLKRKWKNMVRAAKKELFESITPSENGQQGSVPQRKLSPVSQRIVDILRISISNRGGLVKSPGLENEFDGNFTDTNRGEKTFENLRQDNSVAAAANGEENGLQHVVHVVVGQDVKPSVLDCAPEDTGEQRQHDEESSTFSEGTTSVSVADADHTKPDHANGSVDISSSAVPVTVVSVPSIPREFPNSNGSSHTVSPALAGKQHRVLPPQQRRMLSSSISHVISGKKRKFSDHCFQDESNSHVRTEIDRLKKEKLILEKEKLTLEKEKLVMEKEKLALEIQFLRDQME